The proteins below come from a single Ochotona princeps isolate mOchPri1 chromosome 6, mOchPri1.hap1, whole genome shotgun sequence genomic window:
- the VCPKMT gene encoding protein N-lysine methyltransferase METTL21D isoform X2 gives MAATAEPPGDDPLRSFVRVLEKRDGTVLRLQQYSSGGVGCVVWDAAIVLCKYLETPGFSGSGAHVLSRRSVLELGAGTGAVGLMAATLGADVVVTDLEELQDLLRMNIDMNKHLVTGSVEAKVLKWGEEIEDLASPPDYVLMADCIYYEESLEPLLKTLKDVSGYETCIICCYEQRTMGKNPEIEKKYFELLQLDFDFEKIPLEKHDEEYRSEDIHIIYMRKKKTIFPS, from the exons ATGGCTGCAACTGCGGAGCCCCCGGGAGACGACCCACTACGGAGCTTTGTGCGAGTTCTGGAGAAGCGGGATGGGACAGTGTTACGACTGCAGCAGTACAGCTCCGGCGGCGTGGGCTGCGTGGTTTGGGACGCCGCTATTGTCCTTTGCAAATACCTGGAGACGCCGGGGTTCTCTGGCTCCGGGGCGCACGTGCTGAGCCGGCGGTCGGTGCTGGAGCTGGGCGCGGGCACCGGGGCCGTGGGGCTCATGGCCGCCACGCTCGG GGCGGATGTGGTGGTCACCGATCTGGAGGAGCTGCAGGACCTGCTGAGGATGAACATCGACATGAACAAGCATCTTGTCACTGGTTCTGTTGAAGCCAAGGTACTGAAATG GGGGGAAGAAATAGAAGACCTTGCTTCTCCACCGGACTACGTCCTGATGGCTGACTGCATCTACTACGAAGAG tcttTGGAACCATTGCTGAAAACCCTAAAAGACGTCAGTGGATATGAGACTTGTATTATATGTTGCTATGAGCAACGAACAATGGGAAAAAAtccagaaattgaaaaaaaatattttgag CTCCTTCAGTTAGACTTTGACTTTGAAAAAATCCCTTTGGAAAAGCATGATGAAGAGTATCGAAGTGAAGATATTCATATTATatacatgagaaagaaaaaaacg atATTTCCATCATGA
- the VCPKMT gene encoding protein N-lysine methyltransferase METTL21D isoform X1 produces MAATAEPPGDDPLRSFVRVLEKRDGTVLRLQQYSSGGVGCVVWDAAIVLCKYLETPGFSGSGAHVLSRRSVLELGAGTGAVGLMAATLGADVVVTDLEELQDLLRMNIDMNKHLVTGSVEAKVLKWGEEIEDLASPPDYVLMADCIYYEESLEPLLKTLKDVSGYETCIICCYEQRTMGKNPEIEKKYFELLQLDFDFEKIPLEKHDEEYRSEDIHIIYMRKKKTNTVMLWVFT; encoded by the exons ATGGCTGCAACTGCGGAGCCCCCGGGAGACGACCCACTACGGAGCTTTGTGCGAGTTCTGGAGAAGCGGGATGGGACAGTGTTACGACTGCAGCAGTACAGCTCCGGCGGCGTGGGCTGCGTGGTTTGGGACGCCGCTATTGTCCTTTGCAAATACCTGGAGACGCCGGGGTTCTCTGGCTCCGGGGCGCACGTGCTGAGCCGGCGGTCGGTGCTGGAGCTGGGCGCGGGCACCGGGGCCGTGGGGCTCATGGCCGCCACGCTCGG GGCGGATGTGGTGGTCACCGATCTGGAGGAGCTGCAGGACCTGCTGAGGATGAACATCGACATGAACAAGCATCTTGTCACTGGTTCTGTTGAAGCCAAGGTACTGAAATG GGGGGAAGAAATAGAAGACCTTGCTTCTCCACCGGACTACGTCCTGATGGCTGACTGCATCTACTACGAAGAG tcttTGGAACCATTGCTGAAAACCCTAAAAGACGTCAGTGGATATGAGACTTGTATTATATGTTGCTATGAGCAACGAACAATGGGAAAAAAtccagaaattgaaaaaaaatattttgag CTCCTTCAGTTAGACTTTGACTTTGAAAAAATCCCTTTGGAAAAGCATGATGAAGAGTATCGAAGTGAAGATATTCATATTATatacatgagaaagaaaaaaacg AACACTGTAATGTTGTGGGTGTTCACTTGA
- the VCPKMT gene encoding protein N-lysine methyltransferase METTL21D isoform X3 yields MAATAEPPGDDPLRSFVRVLEKRDGTVLRLQQYSSGGVGCVVWDAAIVLCKYLETPGFSGSGAHVLSRRSVLELGAGTGAVGLMAATLGADVVVTDLEELQDLLRMNIDMNKHLVTGSVEAKSLEPLLKTLKDVSGYETCIICCYEQRTMGKNPEIEKKYFELLQLDFDFEKIPLEKHDEEYRSEDIHIIYMRKKKTNTVMLWVFT; encoded by the exons ATGGCTGCAACTGCGGAGCCCCCGGGAGACGACCCACTACGGAGCTTTGTGCGAGTTCTGGAGAAGCGGGATGGGACAGTGTTACGACTGCAGCAGTACAGCTCCGGCGGCGTGGGCTGCGTGGTTTGGGACGCCGCTATTGTCCTTTGCAAATACCTGGAGACGCCGGGGTTCTCTGGCTCCGGGGCGCACGTGCTGAGCCGGCGGTCGGTGCTGGAGCTGGGCGCGGGCACCGGGGCCGTGGGGCTCATGGCCGCCACGCTCGG GGCGGATGTGGTGGTCACCGATCTGGAGGAGCTGCAGGACCTGCTGAGGATGAACATCGACATGAACAAGCATCTTGTCACTGGTTCTGTTGAAGCCAAG tcttTGGAACCATTGCTGAAAACCCTAAAAGACGTCAGTGGATATGAGACTTGTATTATATGTTGCTATGAGCAACGAACAATGGGAAAAAAtccagaaattgaaaaaaaatattttgag CTCCTTCAGTTAGACTTTGACTTTGAAAAAATCCCTTTGGAAAAGCATGATGAAGAGTATCGAAGTGAAGATATTCATATTATatacatgagaaagaaaaaaacg AACACTGTAATGTTGTGGGTGTTCACTTGA